AAAACAAAGGAAACTTATATATATTGACCTTAAAAACCAAACTAAATTTGTTGAACCAAATCGATCTTGTTGAACTAGATCGAACTAAGTCATGTCAGCCTAACTAAACCAATCCAACCTTCAACACAATGCGTGTAAACCATATGTAAAATCCTAGTGCCTCTTGTGATATGAAATCAGGTGTCTTAATCATGCAACAAAAACTTCACTGTGGATGAAAAGATTGTATTATCAATTTTAGAatcttattttaaagattttgttaGTGATAATTATGGTATTGATGAGCATGTAAGTTACAATCCTTCAATTGATCATGAGTTACCTTAAGTCTATTTTCAAGGCTACAAAAACTCATTCATATAGTTGCTCTAGCGGGAAGATTTTGGATATTATAATGAAAGTTGCATATTATGAAGCCATAAGTTTGTTCCTATacatttcttgtgtttagatttgcatgctagagtcattcaagtagcCTCAACAGGACGCAACGTGTAACTTGATCCCCCGCAAAGAATGCTACTCAAACTACGATGTTGAGTGCCCTAGCTATGGAGAACCAACGCCAGCCAGACATCGTTAATGGTAATGAGAGTTCAAGAATGGCGATAGGAGTTCGGGGTTCAAtggaaatttagaaatttaagaaTGGCAATGGGAGTTCAAGCTTTCAACAGGGGTAATGAGAATTCCGGAGTTCAAATGTTTTATCCTCACTCATATGCATCctaggaaaattttcaagagatCAACTAACATCGAATTGCTTCACGAAAACACGTTTACTTATGAAGTTCCTATTATTGAGCCATAAAACAGGAAGGTGTTTTTTGTAGTTATAGGTAGTGACGTTCAAGtatttcttagtcattctatcTTAAGGATCGTTTTCACTAGGATGTGGTCTTGGTTTATTCATGTACCCCTCCTTTCCTCTGTTGTCATAAATAATTGTCGAAAGACTTTCAAGGAGCCTTGTTCAACAGATGCACTACAAGTATTCTTTCACAAATTTCAAAGAGCCTTCTACTTGTAATAACAAACTTGAGCATGACAACGAGAGTTCGAGAGTTCAAGAATGGCAACGGGAGGCTGGGAGTTCATGAATGGCAACAGGAGGTCGAGAGTTCAAGAATGGCAATGGGAGGCCGGGAGTTCAAGAATGGCAACGAGAGTTCAGGAGTTCAAGAATGGGAACGGAAGTTCAGGAGTTCAAGACTTGCAACGGGAGTTCAAGAATGGCAACGGGAGGTCAGGAGTTTAAGAATGGAAACGGAAGTTCAGGCGTTTAAGACTTGCAACGGAAGGTCGGAAGTTCAAGAATGGCAACGAGAGTTCGGGAGTTCAAAAATGACAACGGGAGTTCGAGAGTTAAAAAATGGCGACGGGAGTTTGAAGTTCAAGAATGGTAATAGGATTTTGGAGTTCAAGAATGGCAACGAAAGGTTGGGAGTTCAAGAATGGAATAGAGAGTTCGAGAGTTCAAGAATGGCAACGGGAGTTCGGGAGTTTAAGAATGGCAACAGGAGTTTGGAGTTCAAGAATGATAACGAGATTTCATAAGTTCAAGAATGGCAACGGGAGTTCGGGATTTCAAGAACGGCAATGAAAGGTCGGGAGTTCAAGAATGCAACGGGAGTTCGTGAGTTCAAAAATTGCAACGGGAGTTCAAGAATGGCAATGGGAGTTTGGAGTTCACAGGAGTTTCGGAGTTCAAGAATGGCAACAGGAGTTTGGAGTTCAAGAATTGCAAAGGGAGGTCGGGAGTTCAAGAATGGCAATGGGAATGGCAACAGGAGTTCGGGAGTTAAAGAATAGCAACGGTAGTTTGGAGTTCAAGAATTGCAATGGGAGTTCGAgagttcaaaaatttcaacGGAAGGTTGGGAAATTGCAAGGGGAGTTCGGGAGTTCAAAAGTTTCAACGGAAGGTTAGGAGTTCAAGAATGGCAACCGGAGTTTGGAGTGGAAGTTTAGGAGTTGAAGAAATGGTAGAATACAAATTACAAACTAAATcctaaaaataagagaaaatattatGCGGAaccaaattctaaaaataagatcaacccttatataaaatatatttagataCTCTCATCGAGGAGtgtgtaggtcaataacactcAACTTGTCTTTATCAGACGAGTTCTCTttaatcttgatcatcaaggtaatcttttccaaaaaaaattcctttaGTTAATTTCTTATCGTTTTAGTAGTTCTCTAATAATTTAGATCTAGAGATCTCTTAACAAAGTTTTTAGATCAAAATCCAAGAGTTCCATAACATCTTGCATTCAACATACGTTCCTCTAGTGACGTTAAATTCACCTTTCTCTCGCTTGCACGTGTTACTGGCAATGGCAACCACTAGGCTAAGCAATGTGTGACAACGATACTCTATAGTAGCCTACACACAATAACTACGAAAAGTACGACTACAATGCAGCCTCCCAAGTAGAATTGAAACCCTATCCAAcctaatataatatatatcaaTGAGATCGAGCATACTATCAATCAAATCTCGATgctattgaaattaatttgaacTTAGAGACAAATATGCACAAAGATAAGAATATTAAAGagaataattttctattttcccATCATTCAACTtgaaataaactaaaaatgaatGATAACTTACAAAATATTCGTAAATTGACTAAAAGAATTTCAATTCACTGtataatctaaaatatatttacgaTCACAACCCAACAGGAAATAAGTCTATATTAATTGAGTCACAAACCAATCCGAGTTTTTCGCGAATTGTTCCATTGTTTGAACCACCAAAGAATACGCATCTTATTGGTATAAATAACGACTCACAATTCTTTAAAGTCTTTCTTAATTatcctatttttattatcacTCTCGTGTagtctcgattcattcatatacctcttgaatataaaattatttaaatttttattaaacaagGATTGGAATTTGGAATATATTCACTAAGATAAAGAATGACgtcataaaaacaaaaatctcttgttttttttttccccactTTCGGTTATGATGAGCATATTCCTTttccaatttcaaattaaaattgagaatttgCATTTCCACTCactcaataatatatttttattaaaaaaaaattataagaaaaagacTGAGCTTTtgacattctttttttttttttttttaacataattccaaaattaaataatttggaaaattttggagaaataaaagagatttaaatcaaaattcccattaatgtaaaaataaaattattttatttatctaatttcAAAAGCACTATCAACtacataattttcttttttcaaaataaattcaagtatttcaatttaaaatcgaaaaataatatttaatactaaaaaaaattatgaaaataaaattataaaattgatataaacTGAAGTattaagttattaaaaaaaattatgtagattgaaattatattaaattagtattattagaataatatattttggtctaaatattttaaaatggacttaaaaatttaataaccaATTTAATGCCACGTGGGAATggcattattgaaataaaagggAGAAAGAAGGGTAGTATTGGAGGGCTCATATTCTCtcctttatttctctcttctaCCTGAGTTTTGTTTAATGAGCTAGTTCGACGTGAATGAATCgttttgtttgtgttcttccgtgattttcttcttctccattctGGGTTTTTTGACCGTTGATTTTCTTCTAAAACCCCCATTTCTCTCTTTACCTTCATGATCGTCTCTGTCAGTGGCAGTGTGTGATCAAGCATTCTTACACTATTCTCTGTTACTTCCCGCCGGCCGTGATTCATTCATCCCACCAGGTACTTCAatgattttgtgttttttttctctaattcttcttctgGGTTTCCATTGTTTTCTGTGAATATATTAAGATCGATGAAGTATTTGTTGTTGAACTATGAATTCTTAGGGATTTTGTGCCTTTTATCATCATTTGTTCTTCTGGGTTGCTATTGTTTTCTGTTGAAATCATAACATTGCTCCAGTATTTGTTCTTGAACTATGAATTCTTAGGGATTTTGTGCTTTTTCTCATCATTTGTTCCTCTGGGTTGTCATAGTTTTCCGTGGGGATAACGATATTTCTTCTGTGTTGCTTGATGAACTGTAATCTTTCAGGGATCATGTGATTTTATCTCAACATTTCCTTCTAGGTTGCTTTAACATTGCTGAAATATTTGTTGTTGAACTGTAAATTTTCAGGGATTAAGTGTTTTTTCCTGTTCTGGATTGCTATGTTTTCTGTGGGGATCACAATTTTGGAAGGATTATGTGCTTTTTCTCTACATTTCCTCTTCTGGGTTGCTATTGTTTTCTTGAGGAAATAGGAACAACATGGTTTCTATATTTCTTGtgaaactataaatttttgttcactctctcgctctcttctccttctcaatGAATGCCTCAGACCActttgtagagagagagagagagagagagagagaaacagagaggggtttatttgtaatttgatatttgatcGGTTTCTCCATGTGAAGTCTGCAAATGGGTCCTTTACTTTGAGCcctttatcttcttttcttgtgTTTTGCTAAGCTCGAAATATGACAGTCATCATTCTTCATTCTGCCTgtttttgactttcttttcattattttgtaattttatattgctatccttttgttttttggttcataatataatatatctCATCAGTTTCCTTTTGAATTTCGAACTGGCAAGTTAAGGATTAGAGGTTCCTGTTGTTTCAGCTGAAATCTTTGACAACTCTTCAATGgaatcttttgttctttttttgtgttctttaacTTCTAAATCAAGAAAAGCATTAATCCTCTAAACCCTCCTCTCTGTATACTCAAATATGTTGTAGAATCCTCCATCTCTgttggttttgatttgaaataggATCTTGATTCCCTGTTGTTCTTCCTGGTTCTTGTTCTGTGTGTGAATTTGGCATTGCTTTTGCCTGAACAGCCCAGAGAAACCTTATGAATCTGGCAAGAAACACACAGCAATATCCTTGTGATTTTGGTTTCGATTCGAGCTTGACGAATTCGTAGTGTACGAAAAGTTTGAAGAAAGGGTAGAAATTGAGATATGGGATGTTCCATGTCAAAGCTGGAAGATGAAGAGGCAGTTAAACTTTGTAAAGATCGGAAGAGTTTTATCAAACAAGCTGTTGAGCAGAGGAGATTATTTGCTTGTGGACATCTAGCCTACATTCAGTCATTGAAACGAGTATCTGCCGCTCTTCGTGAGTATGTCGATGGATACGAGCCTCGTGAGCAGTTGTTAGATTCATTCATTACACCTCCTTACACATCTGTAAAGAAAACAAGTCCTGGTTTTATATCCATAACGCCGAATTCGTTCTCGACGCTTCCTATCGAATCTAAACCGAATAGAGTGGTGAGAGTAAATTACCTTAGATCAGGAGGGAATGGGGCAGTTTCTGTAGAAGAGAGACCTCAATCACCTGAAACTGTGAGAGTTCAATCTTATTCACCAATGAATCAGTATGGATTTGATGGCTTCTTCCCAATGCAATCCTCACCAATGAATTCCTCATTCTTCTCTTATTCTCCTAACAACAGACCAAATATCCCTCCCCCATCACCCGAACATTCGCAATGGGACTTTTTCTGGAACCCGTTTTCGTCTTTGGATAACTATGGCTACCCCTCGAACATTGGTCTCAATCATATGGCAATCGACGATGAGATACGAGGGCTAAGACAagttagagaagaagaagggattCCTGAactggaagaagatgaaaccGAGCAGGAAGACAATAGCAATAGAGTAAACGTCACTGAAGAAAGAACACGAGGGAGCCAAAGTTGTTGTAGAGAGGAAGTTGTTGTTGAGGACGTGGATGAGGACGAAGAAGACGAGGATGACGATGAGGACGAGGATGAGGACGAGGAGGAAACAAACAATGGAAGTGAGATGGATCTTGAACCGGAAGGGAAGATTGATGTATCAAGGCTCCAGAATGCTGGACCTATTGCAAGTACAAGCCAAGAATCGGGGGTAGCCGATCCCGAATCCAAGGAAGAAACACCGGGTTTTACTGTTTATGTGAACCGAAAACCGACGAGCATGGCAGAGGTAATCAAAGAACTGGAAGCTCAGTTTATAGCAGTTTGCAATTCAGCAAATGAGGTCTCAGCACTTTTAGAGGCTAGAAAAGCTCCATATATGGCCACTTCAAATGAACCTTCAGGTTGGATACATAAACACTTCAATCTAATTCCCTCAAGTCATTTGACCATAATCCAATTCATGAAGTCTTATTTCTCCTTGCAGCAATGAAAATGTTGAACCCAGTAGCTCTATTCCGCTCGACTTCATCTCGTTCTTCCTCATCGAGATTTCTAATCAGCTCTTCAGCAACTAAGGACGAAAGTGCTTACGAGAGCAATGGCAACGTATCGGAAGAATCCAGCTCATTTTCACACAGTCATCAATCGACATTGGATCGATTATATGCTTGGGAGAAAAAGCTCTACCAGGAAGTGAGGGTGTGTAGCTCAAATCCTCTCCTGACTTCTAATTTCTACTTTCATTGAATCCCGTGGATGTTTCTGTTCTTCCATCATGATACGCTGACGATTGTTTGGCTTCGACACGAGTTGATCTTTATAGTTTCCTTCTTATTAAACAGTCTGGAGAAAAGATTCGAATCGCGTACGAGAAGAAATGTAATCAACTCAGGAACCAAGATGTAAAAGGCGACGATCCATCTTCAGTGGAAAAAACAAGATCTGCCATGAGAGGTCTCCATACTCAGATAAAGGTTTCGATTCACTCAGTTGAAGCTGTGGCGAAAAGAATCGAAACTTTAAGAGATGAAGAGTTGCAGCCTCAACTTCTAGAATTGGTTCAAGGGTAAGTCTCCATTGTTGGACATCTCTATAGTTATATTGAGATAATCAACGACCATACTTCTTATGATTACACAGGTTAGCAAGGATGTGGAAAGTAATGGCAAAATGCCATCAATTACAGAAGCGAGCTTTAGATGAAGCAAAGCTTCTACTCGCCGGTATACCGTCGAAGTCAGACAGTAGAAAGCTCTCTTCAGCTCCGGTCATTGAGCCAACTTGGTTAGCGCGTGCATCAGCCAATCTCGAGATAGAGCTCAGGAACTGGCGAAGCTGTTTCGAGTCATGGATCACTTCTCAGCGATCCTATGTGCACGCAATAACTGGATGGCTCCTCCGGTGTGTAAATTCGGATTCCTCCGACACTACGAAGCCTCCATTTTCACCTCGTAGATCGAATGCATCTGCACTTCCAATATTTGGACTTTGCATCCAATGGAAGAGGTTCTTGGATGATGTTCAAGAGAAAGCAGTGCTAGACGGGCTCGACTTCTTTGCTGCTGGAATGGGATCGCTCCACGCACAACAACAGCAAAGAGACGACCCTCACCGCGTTCGAGTCGGGTCTAAGAGATTCGAAGAATCAGGCGGGAACATGGAGATGATAGAGTTTGGGAAGGTTGAAGAGGTGATGAGTGGAGAAAAAATGGCGGAAGTAGCCATAAGGGTGCTGTGTGCTGGGCTGTCATTTGCTATGAGCTCACTGACTGAATTTGCTATCAGTTCTGCGGATGGATATAGTGATCTTCTTAAGAAAATGCCAAAAGGAGACAGCAGCCAAATGGCACAATAGGCTCATCAAGTAGGATTGGAATGTAATTACAAATGCTTTATTTGTAGCTTAGTATTCTTTATTTGGCTTCATAGTTTAAATCTAACTTAGCTTCATGTAATTTTTGCTACTccctctcttattttttttagggtgCGAGTTAGTTTGATCTTTGTCAAAGTTGATATCAATAAAAATCGAGTTAGTTGTATAGATATGTTCAAATGAAGGTGATCAACTATTTTTTGgtgaaaaaaattatgcttTCGACAGTTGAAATTggtcaaaatttgaattttgtaacaTGTTAGTCACTCATTTTTCAAATCCGTTATTTAAACCATCAGGAAATTGTGTTTGATAGCATTGTCACATCACCTTCCAAAATGCTATCAAACTCAAGCTCTAAAGATCCAAAAATGCTATCAAATTCAAGCTCTAAAGATTCTAAAGATGCAATTCTAAAGATCCAAAAATGCTATCGAGTCCAAAAATGCTATCAAACTCAAAAGATCCAAAAATGCTATCGCTAAATAATGACTTAGTGATGAAGATcacaaatattatttcataagCTTTTATATTATAGCTCACTTGCATTTCCATTTGTAACTTCCATTTGTAACTTCTCTAATTAATACTGAACCAAAGGCTAAACCATAAAAATAGGTATGTCTTCATGATGTTAACGATGATTGAAATCTCTCAGTAACTAATTAAGAAGATCATTGATATATAAGGGACACTATCTCCATAAGTACGAGGTTTTTTAGCAAAACAAAgagagtttatactcaaaataaacaatatcatacaatagTAGAGGTATATTGTTCATATCTCTGCTTTCAAAGTCACGAGCTATGTTGATAGGAGCTATGTCGATAGAATTCTAAACGGACATGATAGAAAAGTAGATAATTTACTTGTGGTTTATGAGAGTTCCTTATATTACTCGAGTTTGGATATTAATCTATAAACAAGGGTAATATATCTTATCATAGCATAAAATCTGAACCCTaaaaccattttaaaacctcAACCTATTCTTGAAAAGGCACCACCATTCAAGTCAAATAATAGATGTGCTACAACCAACCACACCAAATTGGTATTCCTTTTGAAAAACAATGCCCAAAAGAACACCCCAACCATTTGACAAAGGTCAGTAACAAAATTTTACGTCCTTAACAAGAACAGCAATTGAACTTGCAAAATTCAACTAAATGCATAGCCATAATTTGCTGAATATAAAAGTTGAATGCTAAAGATTCTGAGTTTGATAAACAATAACGAGTAATTATACCAATTAATCAAAAAGTGAAAAGCCAAGGTCGTCGTCATCACTCTCCTCCTTCacctcttccttcttctcagCTGGGGCTTCTGCAGCAGCTGGTGCATCTCCTCCAGCAGGGGCGGCTGCAGCTCCTCCACCGCCAATGAAACCGCCACCACTACTGCCGCCAATGATCACCTGAAATGCTAATGTTTAAACAAGGCATGCACAACGAGTAACAACAGGCAAGCAGGGAGGAAGCTACTTGAGATATTGAAGAGatatcataaatcataaatactCTCAAACCAACTTCTTCCAAATACCTCTGCAAATTCAGACAACCTCTAACAAggaattacacaaatatatatttttataaatccatgtTTATCCAGAAAATGTAAAATTCAATGAGAGAATGCAGATAAGTTATACTAATCAAGGAACTCACCAATGAacatactaaaaatataataaccaACATTGCTTTAGTTCATTATAAAACCATATATTTGGAAAATTCCCTCAATTAATAGTTGCTTAATCGATCATGTACCCATAAACACATAATCGCAATTGTTAAACGCCAACCTATAGATCAAATAGACCAAAAAAAGGATCGACCCTCATCGCACAGGAAAGGTAAAAGATAACTATTCATATTGACAAAAACATTAGTAACCAGAttaaacaatcaaataaacatTGATTACATTTAGAAGGGGAGCATTTTTTGAACATTAGATCGAGAACAATGAGTAATAAAATCAGAAGTATTCGAAGAA
This sequence is a window from Cucurbita pepo subsp. pepo cultivar mu-cu-16 unplaced genomic scaffold, ASM280686v2 Cp4.1_scaffold000378, whole genome shotgun sequence. Protein-coding genes within it:
- the LOC111785134 gene encoding nitrate regulatory gene2 protein-like, encoding MGCSMSKLEDEEAVKLCKDRKSFIKQAVEQRRLFACGHLAYIQSLKRVSAALREYVDGYEPREQLLDSFITPPYTSVKKTSPGFISITPNSFSTLPIESKPNRVVRVNYLRSGGNGAVSVEERPQSPETVRVQSYSPMNQYGFDGFFPMQSSPMNSSFFSYSPNNRPNIPPPSPEHSQWDFFWNPFSSLDNYGYPSNIGLNHMAIDDEIRGLRQVREEEGIPELEEDETEQEDNSNRVNVTEERTRGSQSCCREEVVVEDVDEDEEDEDDDEDEDEDEEETNNGSEMDLEPEGKIDVSRLQNAGPIASTSQESGVADPESKEETPGFTVYVNRKPTSMAEVIKELEAQFIAVCNSANEVSALLEARKAPYMATSNEPSAMKMLNPVALFRSTSSRSSSSRFLISSSATKDESAYESNGNVSEESSSFSHSHQSTLDRLYAWEKKLYQEVRSGEKIRIAYEKKCNQLRNQDVKGDDPSSVEKTRSAMRGLHTQIKVSIHSVEAVAKRIETLRDEELQPQLLELVQGLARMWKVMAKCHQLQKRALDEAKLLLAGIPSKSDSRKLSSAPVIEPTWLARASANLEIELRNWRSCFESWITSQRSYVHAITGWLLRCVNSDSSDTTKPPFSPRRSNASALPIFGLCIQWKRFLDDVQEKAVLDGLDFFAAGMGSLHAQQQQRDDPHRVRVGSKRFEESGGNMEMIEFGKVEEVMSGEKMAEVAIRVLCAGLSFAMSSLTEFAISSADGYSDLLKKMPKGDSSQMAQ